From Halotia branconii CENA392, the proteins below share one genomic window:
- a CDS encoding site-specific integrase yields the protein MHNQGQDKYQQAFADLELVSSTDGSFIGSSLQAQQQREHMRTKVLQELEKVNLRLKSAKTKVTIRESNGSLQLRATLPIKPTDKDTNGTGRKQYNLSLNIPANLDGLKTAEEEAYELGKLIARKTFEWNDKYLGNEAIKKEFKTIGELLEQFENEYFKTHKRTTKSEHTFFYYFSRTKRFTNSQDLATPENLISSIEKIDKEWAKYNAARAISAFCMTFKIAIDLSKYSQIPENNSRNIPTDAEIAAGIIKFKDYLNSRGNQVNQKVQNSWQLWRWTYGMLAVFGLRPRELFINPDINWWLSQENVDLTWKVHKDCKTGERQALPLHQQWIEEFDLRNPQYLEMLATAIAKKDNTNYAEITALTQRVSWWFRKIGLDFKPYDLRHAWAIRAHILGIPIKAAADNLGHSIQVHTQTYQRWFSLDMRKLAMNQAVNKRNEVEVMKEENQRLKMENERLKMEIEKLKMEIAYKRS from the coding sequence ATGCATAATCAGGGTCAAGACAAATATCAACAAGCTTTTGCAGACTTAGAGCTAGTTTCATCTACCGATGGCAGTTTTATCGGCTCAAGTCTGCAAGCACAGCAGCAAAGAGAACACATGAGAACAAAAGTACTACAAGAACTAGAAAAAGTTAATCTGCGTTTGAAGTCTGCAAAGACAAAAGTGACAATTAGAGAATCAAATGGAAGTCTGCAATTACGAGCGACGTTACCAATTAAACCAACAGACAAAGATACTAATGGTACAGGGAGAAAGCAATACAATCTCAGTTTGAACATTCCCGCTAATTTAGATGGACTCAAAACAGCTGAAGAAGAAGCTTATGAATTAGGAAAGTTAATTGCTCGTAAAACCTTTGAATGGAATGATAAATATTTAGGTAATGAGGCAATTAAAAAAGAGTTTAAAACAATAGGAGAATTACTCGAACAATTTGAAAACGAGTATTTTAAAACTCATAAACGCACAACCAAAAGCGAACATACTTTCTTTTATTACTTTTCTCGCACCAAACGATTCACTAACTCCCAAGATTTAGCCACTCCTGAAAATCTAATTAGTTCAATTGAAAAAATTGATAAAGAGTGGGCTAAATATAATGCAGCCAGAGCCATATCTGCATTTTGCATGACTTTCAAAATTGCCATTGATTTGTCTAAATATTCCCAAATACCTGAAAACAATTCCCGAAATATACCAACAGATGCGGAAATAGCCGCAGGAATTATTAAATTTAAAGATTATCTCAATAGTAGAGGTAATCAAGTTAATCAAAAGGTTCAAAATAGCTGGCAACTTTGGCGATGGACTTATGGAATGTTAGCAGTGTTTGGTTTAAGACCACGGGAGCTTTTTATTAATCCTGATATTAATTGGTGGTTGAGTCAAGAAAATGTAGATTTGACATGGAAAGTTCATAAGGATTGTAAAACTGGGGAAAGGCAAGCATTACCATTACATCAGCAATGGATTGAGGAATTTGATTTGAGAAATCCTCAATATTTAGAGATGTTGGCAACTGCGATCGCTAAAAAAGATAACACTAATTATGCTGAAATAACAGCATTAACACAACGAGTTAGTTGGTGGTTTCGTAAAATTGGTTTAGATTTTAAACCTTATGATTTACGCCATGCTTGGGCAATTCGGGCGCATATTTTAGGAATACCAATTAAAGCGGCGGCGGATAATTTAGGGCATAGTATACAAGTCCACACCCAAACTTATCAGCGTTGGTTTTCGCTAGATATGCGGAAGTTGGCTATGAATCAGGCTGTGAATAAGAGGAATGAGGTTGAGGTTATGAAGGAGGAAAATCAGAGGTTGAAAATGGAGAATGAAAGACTAAAAATGGAGATTGAGAAGTTGAAAATGGAGATTGCTTATAAGCGTAGTTGA
- the nifE gene encoding nitrogenase iron-molybdenum cofactor biosynthesis protein NifE, with translation MKTTQGKVNELLNEPGCGHNQQKQGEKKNKSCTQQAQPGAAQGGCAFDGAMIALVPIADAAHLVHGPIACAGNSWGSRGSLSSGPMLYKTGFTTDLTENDVIFGGEKKLYKAILEVKERYNPAAVFVYATCVTALIGDDIDAVCKAAADKIGTPVIPVIAPGFIGSKNLGNRFGGESLLEYVVGTAEPEHTTPYDINLIGEYNIAGEMWGVTPLLEKLGIRVLSKITGDARYNEIRYAHRAKLNVMICSRALLNMARKMQERYNIPYIEESFYGIDDMNRCLRNIAAKLGDPDLQERTEKLIAEETAALDLALAPYRARLKGKRVVLYTGGVKSWSIISAAKDLGIEVVATSTRKSTEEDKAKIKNLIGNDGIMLEKGNAKELLQLVKDTKADMLIAGGRNQYTALKARIPFLDINQERHHPYAGYVGMIEMARELYEALYSPIWEQVRKPAPWDEDEGTLAGRDIDHSLFASMEEII, from the coding sequence ATGAAAACTACCCAAGGTAAAGTTAACGAGCTGCTCAATGAGCCAGGATGTGGACATAATCAGCAGAAACAGGGAGAAAAGAAAAACAAGTCTTGCACTCAACAAGCACAACCAGGTGCTGCTCAAGGAGGCTGTGCTTTTGATGGTGCAATGATTGCCCTAGTACCGATCGCAGATGCTGCTCATTTAGTCCACGGCCCGATCGCCTGTGCTGGTAATTCCTGGGGTAGTCGTGGTAGTCTCTCTTCTGGCCCGATGCTTTACAAGACGGGTTTTACCACTGATTTAACTGAAAATGATGTGATTTTCGGTGGTGAAAAGAAACTCTACAAGGCGATTTTAGAAGTTAAAGAACGCTACAATCCAGCAGCAGTATTTGTCTACGCTACCTGTGTGACGGCTTTAATTGGTGATGATATCGATGCTGTTTGCAAGGCGGCGGCAGACAAAATCGGCACTCCTGTAATTCCTGTAATTGCTCCAGGGTTCATTGGTAGTAAAAACTTAGGTAACCGCTTTGGTGGTGAATCTTTATTAGAATATGTTGTCGGCACAGCAGAACCGGAACATACAACCCCCTATGATATTAACTTAATCGGTGAATACAACATCGCCGGGGAAATGTGGGGAGTAACACCACTGTTAGAAAAATTAGGCATTCGGGTTCTATCTAAAATTACGGGCGATGCTCGCTACAACGAAATTCGCTACGCCCACCGCGCCAAGCTGAATGTGATGATTTGTTCACGAGCGCTGCTCAACATGGCAAGAAAAATGCAGGAGCGCTACAACATTCCTTACATTGAAGAATCTTTCTACGGCATCGATGATATGAACCGCTGTTTGCGGAACATTGCCGCTAAATTGGGCGATCCTGATTTGCAAGAACGTACCGAAAAGCTGATTGCCGAAGAAACTGCGGCTTTAGATTTGGCTTTGGCTCCTTATCGCGCCCGACTCAAAGGTAAGCGAGTTGTTCTGTATACAGGTGGCGTTAAGAGTTGGTCAATTATCTCAGCGGCTAAAGACTTGGGCATCGAAGTTGTTGCTACCAGCACCAGAAAAAGCACCGAGGAAGATAAAGCCAAGATTAAGAATTTAATCGGCAATGATGGCATCATGCTGGAAAAAGGCAACGCTAAGGAATTGCTGCAACTAGTTAAAGATACCAAAGCAGATATGCTAATTGCTGGTGGTCGTAACCAATACACTGCCCTGAAAGCGCGGATTCCTTTTTTGGATATCAACCAAGAACGCCACCATCCTTATGCAGGTTATGTAGGGATGATTGAGATGGCCAGAGAACTGTACGAAGCGCTTTATAGCCCCATCTGGGAGCAAGTACGTAAGCCAGCTCCTTGGGATGAAGATGAAGGAACCTTGGCAGGAAGAGATATAGATCATTCTCTGTTTGCGTCGATGGAGGAGATAATTTAA
- the nifN gene encoding nitrogenase iron-molybdenum cofactor biosynthesis protein NifN, with product MAVVTVPNKSVAVNPLKQSQALGASLAFLGLKGMIPLFHGSQGCTAFAKVVLVRHFREAIPLATTAMTEVTTILGGEENLEQAILTLVEKVNPEIIGLCSTGLTETRGDDIERFLKDIRQRHPELDHLPIIFAPTPDFKGALQDGFAAAVESIIQEIPKQEGIRTEQVTILAGSAFTPGDIQEIKEMVTAFGLVPIFVPDLGASLDGHLEDGYSAVTASGTTLKQLREVGSSAFTIALGESMRNAAKILEERFGIPYEVFGELTGLEAVDEFLQALAILSSNSVPEKYRRQRRQLQDAMLDTHFYFGAKRVSLALEPDLLWSTVCFLQSMGTQIHAAVTTTRSPLLEQLPVKNVTIGDLEDFEQLAAGSDLLIGNSNVGAIAKRLSIPLYRLGIPIYDRLGNGHFTKVGYRGTMELLFGIGNLFLEAEEERVKHLWGLGRD from the coding sequence ATGGCGGTAGTTACTGTTCCTAACAAATCAGTTGCTGTTAATCCCCTCAAGCAAAGCCAAGCCTTGGGTGCATCTTTAGCCTTTTTAGGATTAAAAGGGATGATCCCTTTATTCCACGGTTCCCAAGGTTGTACTGCCTTCGCCAAAGTTGTGCTTGTACGGCATTTTCGGGAAGCCATTCCCTTAGCCACTACAGCCATGACTGAAGTTACTACAATTTTGGGCGGCGAAGAGAATTTAGAGCAAGCAATTCTCACCTTGGTAGAAAAGGTCAACCCAGAAATTATTGGTTTATGCAGCACAGGGCTGACAGAAACCAGAGGCGATGACATCGAGCGTTTTCTCAAGGACATTCGCCAACGCCACCCAGAACTAGATCACTTACCGATTATCTTTGCACCTACACCAGACTTTAAAGGTGCATTACAAGACGGTTTTGCCGCTGCTGTAGAAAGCATAATTCAGGAAATTCCCAAACAGGAGGGAATCAGAACCGAGCAAGTCACGATTTTGGCGGGTTCTGCTTTTACCCCAGGGGATATCCAAGAAATTAAAGAAATGGTTACGGCTTTTGGTTTAGTACCCATCTTTGTACCTGACTTGGGCGCTTCGTTGGATGGTCATTTAGAAGATGGCTATAGCGCTGTTACAGCTAGTGGCACTACCTTAAAACAGTTACGAGAAGTGGGTAGTTCCGCCTTTACGATCGCCTTAGGCGAAAGTATGCGAAATGCAGCCAAAATCCTCGAAGAACGGTTTGGCATACCTTACGAGGTGTTTGGTGAACTCACAGGATTAGAAGCAGTAGATGAGTTTCTCCAAGCATTGGCAATTTTGAGCAGCAACAGCGTACCCGAAAAATATCGCCGCCAGCGCCGCCAGTTGCAAGATGCCATGTTGGATACTCACTTTTACTTTGGGGCAAAACGAGTCTCCTTGGCGCTGGAACCGGACTTATTGTGGTCAACAGTATGTTTTCTGCAATCAATGGGAACCCAAATTCATGCAGCGGTGACAACGACGCGATCGCCGCTACTAGAACAACTCCCGGTTAAAAATGTCACCATCGGTGATTTAGAAGACTTCGAGCAACTAGCAGCAGGGTCTGACTTATTAATTGGCAACTCTAACGTAGGTGCGATCGCCAAACGTCTCTCAATTCCCCTTTATCGTCTAGGCATTCCCATTTATGACCGTTTGGGTAATGGTCATTTTACCAAAGTCGGCTATCGCGGCACGATGGAGCTATTGTTTGGCATCGGCAACCTATTTTTAGAAGCCGAAGAAGAGAGAGTTAAGCATTTATGGGGATTAGGTAGGGACTAG
- a CDS encoding Mo-dependent nitrogenase C-terminal domain-containing protein yields the protein METINHTHSHSHTHTHTHPSYHPPNYKKPGWFHKILSPARNFVDGIPVKNYRLAHIICQVIPCCCPFERSFKLFGRTLNIPPLCKLNPLYDEFVGMRFRALSYLSDECGEDVTKYIC from the coding sequence ATGGAAACCATCAATCATACTCATTCTCATTCTCATACTCACACTCATACTCATCCTAGTTACCATCCACCTAACTATAAAAAGCCCGGCTGGTTTCACAAAATTCTCAGCCCTGCACGTAATTTTGTGGATGGAATACCCGTTAAAAATTATCGTCTGGCTCACATAATTTGCCAAGTAATTCCTTGCTGTTGTCCCTTTGAACGCAGCTTTAAGTTATTTGGGCGGACTTTGAATATTCCCCCTCTGTGTAAACTTAATCCCTTATATGACGAGTTTGTCGGAATGCGCTTTCGTGCTTTATCTTATCTTTCTGATGAATGTGGAGAAGATGTCACGAAATATATTTGTTAG
- a CDS encoding dienelactone hydrolase family protein has product MTNIKIKTTKVKIPNNDLEIDAYLAQPASPGTFGAVIVFQEIFGVNSNIRDITELIAQQGYVAIAPAMYQRIAPGFEADFSAEDVGFSPEAYQLGLQYYQQVKYQEIISDIQATISYLKILPNVKDNAIGAIGFCFGGHVAYIAATLSDIKATASFYGGGITTSSYGEDTPTINRTSEIKGTIYTFFGTRDTLVSQEDNEQIEAELNKHQINHRVFRYDAGHGFFAGFFVDQHPFLAQHPSYNPQAAPDAWQHVLELFQNNL; this is encoded by the coding sequence ATGACAAACATCAAAATTAAGACTACAAAAGTCAAAATACCCAACAACGACTTAGAAATCGATGCTTATTTAGCTCAACCAGCTAGTCCAGGAACTTTTGGTGCTGTCATAGTTTTTCAAGAAATTTTTGGAGTTAATAGCAATATTCGAGATATCACCGAACTCATTGCTCAACAAGGTTATGTAGCAATAGCCCCCGCGATGTATCAACGTATTGCGCCTGGTTTTGAGGCTGACTTTAGTGCTGAGGATGTGGGATTTAGTCCAGAAGCCTATCAGCTTGGTTTGCAATACTACCAACAAGTTAAGTATCAAGAAATCATCAGCGATATTCAAGCTACAATAAGCTACTTAAAAATTTTACCCAATGTCAAAGATAATGCCATTGGCGCGATTGGTTTTTGTTTTGGCGGTCATGTTGCATATATTGCTGCAACTTTAAGCGATATCAAAGCCACAGCTTCATTTTACGGTGGCGGGATTACCACTTCTAGTTACGGCGAAGATACTCCTACCATTAATCGTACTTCAGAAATCAAAGGTACTATTTATACATTTTTTGGTACAAGAGATACATTAGTTTCTCAGGAAGATAATGAACAAATTGAGGCAGAGTTAAACAAACATCAAATCAATCATCGCGTATTTCGATACGATGCCGGACACGGATTCTTTGCTGGATTTTTTGTAGATCAACATCCATTTTTAGCCCAGCATCCCAGTTATAACCCCCAAGCGGCTCCTGATGCTTGGCAACATGTTTTAGAACTGTTTCAAAACAACTTGTAA
- a CDS encoding retroviral-like aspartic protease yields the protein MLEGKRFPFIERSNALGVSSAMPYLPLTLTYKNQSIEVMGLLDTGASINVLPYEIGIQLGAVWEEQKVPIQLSGNLASLEARGLVISATVAEFSPVLLAFAWTKSTQAPVILGHMNFFAEFDVCFYRADLAFEISPRKNSTIAPFP from the coding sequence ATGCTTGAAGGTAAAAGATTTCCTTTTATTGAGCGCAGCAACGCTCTCGGTGTTTCCAGCGCAATGCCTTATCTACCATTGACTTTGACTTATAAAAACCAGTCTATCGAAGTTATGGGTTTGCTGGATACAGGTGCAAGTATTAATGTATTACCTTACGAAATTGGTATACAACTAGGAGCAGTTTGGGAAGAACAAAAAGTTCCAATTCAGTTAAGCGGAAATCTCGCTTCTCTGGAAGCACGGGGATTAGTAATATCAGCTACAGTTGCAGAATTTTCTCCTGTTTTGCTTGCATTTGCTTGGACAAAATCTACACAAGCACCTGTGATACTAGGACACATGAATTTCTTTGCAGAGTTTGATGTATGTTTTTACCGCGCTGATTTGGCTTTCGAGATTAGTCCAAGAAAAAATAGCACGATCGCACCCTTTCCCTAA
- a CDS encoding DNA methyltransferase: MIKHSQLQLFNLVPEPQQNAQSKIIKERTGTFTDNMKLPIHRWFRYSAGFSADWVEKVITELEPQTILDPFVGSGTVCIAADRLGINSYGIEAHSFVYRLAKGKLAWVVDIHAFLEAVTKIKRFAASLQPNLPEKIPVLLSKCYTNETLIDLFKIRQAYLEIAPSLSEELQSLIFLAISAILRSSSHVNTAQWQYILPNKRKAKVYEPFEALERQVDLMQEDMYQMQSITQSSQTHLIQDDARNLKSIPDNLIDLVITSPPYANNYDYADATRLEMTFWGEVNSWGDLHETVRKFLIRSSSQHVSKDRLSLTNLIAESIIDPIRDELIPVCQELENIRKTKGGNKAYHTMIAAYFIDMGFVFHALHRVATSDCKTCFVVGDSAPYGVYVPVEKWLGKLAVAAGFDFWSFEQIRQRNIKWKNRKHNVPLHEGRLWIEGKFMAQSPSHKFGQNLGKLLEAIVLDDILKPRLQEFAQTKNYYLDWQRSRPARSGKKVTWEDKYGNKHDLDFVIEIDGTDNQLGRPVAFIESAWRRYTKHSKNKAQEIQGAILPIIELHHLSAPFYGAVLAGDFTKPALDQLRNNGFAIIYIPYKHVVAAFKEIGFDVAFDEDTPDEIYAKASNTLADITNLDKEKLRQALMQASKQEVEQFMDILKNCLERYIAKIIIIPLFGIRYEFLSINDAITELNILDINSPNGKFDRFEVIIDYSNNDTIKATFQNKTLLADFLRKLES, encoded by the coding sequence ATGATTAAGCATTCTCAGCTTCAGCTTTTCAATTTAGTACCTGAACCACAACAAAATGCTCAATCAAAAATTATTAAAGAGAGGACAGGTACATTTACCGATAACATGAAATTACCTATCCATAGATGGTTTCGTTATTCTGCCGGATTTTCAGCAGATTGGGTTGAAAAAGTAATTACAGAATTAGAACCTCAAACTATCCTTGATCCATTTGTCGGCTCAGGTACTGTATGTATTGCAGCTGATCGGCTTGGTATAAATTCTTATGGTATTGAAGCGCATTCTTTTGTTTATAGGCTTGCAAAAGGGAAACTTGCATGGGTGGTAGATATTCATGCGTTTTTGGAAGCAGTTACAAAAATTAAGCGTTTTGCTGCAAGTCTTCAGCCAAATCTTCCAGAAAAAATCCCAGTCTTATTAAGCAAATGTTATACAAATGAAACATTAATAGATCTCTTCAAAATTAGACAAGCTTATCTTGAAATAGCCCCATCTTTATCTGAAGAATTACAATCTCTGATTTTTCTAGCAATTTCTGCCATTTTACGCTCATCAAGTCATGTAAATACAGCACAGTGGCAATATATTCTTCCTAATAAGCGTAAAGCTAAGGTATATGAGCCATTTGAAGCACTAGAAAGGCAGGTTGATTTGATGCAAGAAGATATGTATCAAATGCAATCTATTACTCAATCTAGTCAAACCCATCTCATTCAAGATGATGCCAGAAATTTAAAAAGTATTCCAGATAATTTAATAGATTTAGTAATCACTTCTCCACCTTATGCAAACAACTACGATTATGCAGATGCTACACGTCTTGAAATGACCTTCTGGGGCGAAGTTAATTCTTGGGGAGATTTACATGAGACAGTTCGTAAATTTTTAATTCGCTCCAGTTCACAACATGTTTCCAAAGATCGACTAAGCTTAACTAATTTGATTGCTGAATCGATTATAGATCCGATTCGAGATGAGTTAATACCTGTTTGCCAAGAACTAGAAAACATTCGCAAAACCAAGGGTGGTAATAAAGCGTATCATACGATGATTGCCGCTTATTTTATCGATATGGGGTTTGTATTTCATGCTTTACATCGAGTTGCGACATCAGATTGTAAAACTTGTTTTGTTGTAGGAGATTCAGCTCCTTATGGAGTATATGTTCCGGTTGAAAAATGGCTTGGTAAATTAGCCGTTGCAGCAGGATTTGATTTCTGGTCTTTTGAGCAGATTAGGCAGCGTAACATCAAGTGGAAAAACAGAAAACATAATGTTCCACTGCATGAAGGAAGACTTTGGATAGAAGGTAAATTTATGGCACAATCTCCATCACATAAGTTTGGGCAAAATTTAGGCAAACTTCTTGAAGCTATTGTGCTTGACGATATCCTCAAACCCCGACTACAAGAGTTTGCACAAACCAAAAACTACTATCTCGATTGGCAGCGATCGCGTCCTGCAAGAAGCGGTAAAAAAGTTACATGGGAAGATAAATATGGCAATAAACATGATTTAGATTTTGTGATTGAGATTGATGGTACAGATAACCAGCTTGGTAGACCTGTTGCATTTATCGAGTCTGCATGGCGTAGATATACAAAACATTCAAAAAATAAAGCTCAAGAAATCCAAGGCGCTATACTACCTATTATTGAACTTCATCATTTGTCAGCCCCATTTTATGGTGCGGTGTTAGCGGGAGATTTTACTAAACCGGCTTTGGATCAGCTGAGAAATAATGGATTTGCAATTATATATATTCCTTATAAACATGTTGTAGCAGCATTTAAAGAAATTGGTTTTGACGTTGCATTTGACGAAGATACTCCAGACGAAATTTATGCCAAAGCCTCCAATACTTTAGCTGATATCACTAATTTAGACAAAGAGAAACTTCGGCAAGCTTTGATGCAAGCTTCAAAACAAGAAGTCGAGCAATTTATGGATATACTCAAAAATTGCCTTGAGCGTTATATTGCCAAAATAATTATCATTCCGCTTTTTGGTATAAGATACGAGTTTCTAAGCATTAATGATGCAATTACAGAGCTAAATATACTTGATATTAATAGTCCCAATGGTAAGTTTGATAGATTCGAGGTCATCATTGATTACAGCAATAATGACACAATTAAAGCAACTTTTCAGAATAAGACTTTGCTTGCAGATTTTTTAAGAAAGTTGGAAAGTTAA
- a CDS encoding DUF2267 domain-containing protein, which yields MPDQAFRNNIPEVDPTEIEDTRTAIAEGNRSFLEKVMVKSGFADLYDARDFSEVVFRVMRDLMTTEASDRVEAELRTEATSTEDKSLQLEVAELWKDTNPIVRFLSRVRQPLKGPAPVGIDSNLFLRRVANEGGLPGTIDRDQAIKAVFSATKDELSQERIQEIASWLPDRIHELWEQA from the coding sequence ATGCCCGATCAAGCATTCAGAAACAACATTCCAGAAGTTGATCCAACCGAGATTGAAGATACTCGAACTGCGATCGCTGAAGGAAATCGCTCTTTTTTAGAAAAGGTGATGGTCAAAAGCGGATTTGCAGACTTGTATGACGCAAGGGACTTTAGCGAAGTTGTATTTCGTGTGATGCGCGACTTAATGACGACAGAAGCCAGCGATCGCGTAGAAGCAGAACTGCGTACAGAGGCTACATCTACAGAGGATAAATCACTCCAGTTAGAAGTAGCTGAATTATGGAAAGACACTAATCCAATTGTGAGATTTTTAAGTCGAGTCCGTCAACCTTTAAAAGGCCCGGCTCCCGTAGGAATTGATTCCAATCTATTTCTGAGACGAGTTGCCAATGAAGGCGGACTACCAGGCACAATCGACCGAGATCAAGCAATTAAAGCAGTGTTTTCTGCCACCAAAGACGAACTTTCCCAAGAACGGATTCAGGAAATTGCTAGCTGGCTTCCTGACCGTATACATGAGCTTTGGGAACAAGCTTAA
- the nifK gene encoding nitrogenase molybdenum-iron protein subunit beta: MPQNPDKIQDHVELFHQPEYQELFENKKQFENGHSPEEVARVAEWTKGWEYREKNFAREALTVNPAKGCQPLGAIFAAVGFEGTLPFVQGSQGCVAYFRTHLTRHYKEPFSGVSSSMTEDAAVFGGMQNMIDGLANSYQLYKPKMIAVCTTCMAEVIGDDLQAFINNAKQAGAVPKEFPVPYAHTPSFVGSHITGYDNMMKGILSNLTAGKKKETSNGKINFIPGFDTYVGNNRELKRIASLFGFDYTILADNSDYLDSPNTGEFDMYPGGTKLEDAADSINAKVTVALQAHSTPKTREYIEKEWKQPTVVSRPWGIKGTDEFLMKLSELTGKPIPEELEIERGRAVDAMTDSHAWVHGKRFAIYGEPDLVYSVVGFMLEMGAEPVHILVHNTNEVFEKELKELLDSSPFGQGATIWGGKDLWHMRSLLFTEPVDFLIGNSYGKYLWRDTKIPLVRIGYPIMDRHHLHRYSTIGYQGAINLLNWVVNTLFEEIDRNTNIPSKTDISYDLIR; the protein is encoded by the coding sequence ATGCCTCAGAATCCAGACAAAATTCAAGACCACGTTGAGTTATTCCACCAACCAGAGTATCAAGAGCTATTTGAAAACAAAAAGCAGTTTGAAAACGGTCACAGCCCCGAAGAAGTTGCACGAGTTGCAGAATGGACGAAGGGTTGGGAATATCGGGAAAAGAACTTCGCTCGTGAAGCTTTAACCGTCAACCCTGCTAAAGGTTGCCAACCTTTAGGAGCAATCTTTGCTGCTGTTGGTTTTGAAGGTACACTACCCTTCGTACAAGGTTCTCAAGGTTGCGTAGCTTACTTCCGTACACACTTAACCCGCCACTACAAAGAACCATTTTCTGGTGTGTCTTCTTCAATGACTGAAGATGCAGCGGTGTTCGGCGGTATGCAAAACATGATCGACGGCTTGGCAAACTCTTACCAACTTTACAAGCCTAAGATGATCGCTGTTTGCACCACCTGTATGGCAGAAGTAATTGGTGATGACTTACAAGCTTTCATCAACAATGCAAAACAAGCTGGTGCAGTTCCCAAAGAATTTCCAGTACCTTACGCCCACACACCTAGCTTTGTCGGTTCCCACATCACTGGTTACGACAACATGATGAAGGGTATTCTTTCTAACCTGACAGCAGGTAAGAAGAAAGAAACCAGCAACGGCAAGATCAACTTTATCCCAGGTTTTGACACCTACGTTGGCAACAACCGCGAACTGAAACGGATTGCTTCTTTGTTCGGTTTTGACTACACCATTTTGGCTGACAACAGCGATTACCTAGATTCACCTAACACAGGTGAATTTGATATGTACCCAGGTGGTACAAAGCTAGAAGATGCAGCAGATTCAATTAATGCTAAAGTCACAGTTGCTCTGCAAGCACACTCTACCCCCAAAACCCGCGAGTACATCGAAAAAGAATGGAAGCAACCAACCGTAGTTTCCCGTCCTTGGGGTATTAAGGGTACTGATGAGTTCTTGATGAAACTCAGCGAACTAACTGGTAAGCCCATTCCCGAAGAATTGGAAATCGAACGCGGTCGTGCAGTTGACGCGATGACTGATTCCCATGCATGGGTTCATGGCAAGCGCTTCGCTATCTACGGTGAACCAGATTTAGTGTACAGCGTTGTGGGCTTCATGTTGGAAATGGGTGCTGAACCTGTGCATATCCTGGTTCACAACACCAACGAAGTGTTTGAGAAAGAACTCAAAGAATTGCTAGATTCTAGTCCTTTTGGTCAAGGCGCAACCATCTGGGGCGGTAAAGACTTATGGCACATGCGTTCTTTGTTGTTCACCGAACCTGTAGATTTCCTCATCGGTAACTCCTACGGTAAGTATCTGTGGCGTGATACCAAGATTCCCCTCGTGAGAATCGGTTATCCCATCATGGATCGTCACCACCTGCACCGCTATAGCACCATCGGCTATCAAGGTGCGATCAATCTCCTTAACTGGGTCGTCAACACCCTGTTTGAAGAAATCGATCGCAACACCAATATTCCTTCTAAGACCGATATTTCTTACGACTTGATTCGTTAG
- a CDS encoding Uma2 family endonuclease: protein MVSTIKRRYSLDEYRAIEEKAEGRSEYRDGEIVPMPGGTLKHSRISGNIFAFLKFLLRDTQFEPINSDLRLWIPEHRRGVYPDVMVFEGEPQLNDNRLDEVLNPTLIVEVLSPSTADYDRQSKFRMYRSIASFSEYLLVEQDEPFVERYSKKAEGWLLSDFSNLEQSISLESIGVELAIAEIYRGVVF from the coding sequence ATGGTTTCTACCATCAAGCGCCGCTACAGTTTAGATGAATATCGTGCCATTGAAGAAAAAGCCGAAGGACGCAGCGAATACCGAGACGGAGAAATCGTACCCATGCCTGGAGGAACACTAAAACACAGCCGCATTAGTGGCAATATTTTTGCCTTTCTCAAATTTTTGCTGCGCGATACTCAATTCGAGCCAATTAATAGCGATTTAAGGCTGTGGATTCCTGAACATCGACGCGGAGTATATCCAGACGTAATGGTTTTTGAGGGTGAACCGCAACTGAATGATAACCGCTTAGATGAAGTCTTGAATCCCACCCTGATTGTTGAAGTGCTATCTCCTTCCACCGCAGATTACGACCGACAAAGTAAATTTCGGATGTATAGATCAATTGCAAGTTTTAGCGAATATTTATTAGTAGAGCAGGATGAACCCTTTGTAGAACGCTACAGTAAAAAAGCAGAAGGTTGGTTGCTTAGTGATTTTAGCAACTTAGAGCAATCTATTTCCTTAGAATCAATTGGGGTAGAATTAGCGATCGCAGAAATTTATCGCGGCGTTGTTTTTTGA